Proteins encoded within one genomic window of Ailuropoda melanoleuca isolate Jingjing chromosome 16, ASM200744v2, whole genome shotgun sequence:
- the LOC105235130 gene encoding LOW QUALITY PROTEIN: cationic amino acid transporter 3-like (The sequence of the model RefSeq protein was modified relative to this genomic sequence to represent the inferred CDS: deleted 1 base in 1 codon) — protein MLRQALRRLGRKLIRRHPLEEVFEYKTGRSLSTLDLVALGVGRTVGVGVYFLANEVASNQAGPSIVICFLVAGLTSLLAGLCYAEFSVRVPHSGSAYLYNFVTIGELWAFITGWNLVLSFFADAFIVVQAWSMAFDLLFTNRISETLHESISEQVPQFFADNVNYFFVLFLFFFMEVQYVGRHGFFRIFKVFTLVKLLVLSFVIISGFIKGDLHNWNLTEEDYVQAGLNGTSRLGPLGSGGFMPFGFQGLLRGSASCFYTFIGFSVIVTRVKESHNPQRSIPMAIVVSLLICFLVYFGVSAALTLMVPYYQLRPGSTLPEIFLHIGWVPAYYVVVIVMFCNVFVYTYRSFTFPIRLVIYMMAQDRLLFPVLKGIHGRSYVYIVSTVIFGIIAAITVFFFGLTDLLDLRSIGTLISYSLVAFCVLIVRYQPKSRKEGNEEALQENGGNEAQVQEENGPAAEKLTLQGLFFPGSPTPTPLSGWVVYVCSSLLALLLTLLCLVLAHWPGLLSGDSGPITVVMLLLALITGITVVIWRQPQSSTPLPFKVPALPLLPLLSIFVNVYLMMQMTAGPWLRFGVWMLIGFAIYFGYGIQQILVT, from the exons ATGCTGCGTCAGGCACTTCGCAGACTTGGTCGAAAGCTCATACGCAGACATCCACTGGAGGAAGTGTTTGAGTATAAAACTGGCAGAAGCCTGAGCACTCTGGACTTAGTGGCCCTGGGTGTGGGCCGCACAGTGGGTGTTGGTGTGTATTTCCTGGCTAATGAGGTGGCCAGTAATCAAGCAGGACCATCCATTGTGATCTGCTTTCTGGTGGCTGGCCTGACTTCACTGTTGGCTGGACTGTGCTATGCAGAGTTTAGTGTCCGGGTTCCCCATTCTGGCTCAGCATATCTCTACAACTTTGTCACTATAGGTGAACTCTGGGCTTTCATCACTGGCTGGAACCTTGTCCTCTCCTTTTTTGCTGATGCATTCATTGTGGTCCAGGCCTGGTCCATGGCTTTTGATCTCCTGTTTACAAACCGGATCTCTGAGACCCTGCATGAGAGCATCTCAGAGCAAGTTCCCCAATTCTTTGCAGACAATGTGAACTACTTTTTtgtcctctttctgtttttcttcatggaAGTTCAGTACGTGGGGAGACATGGGTTCTTCAGAATTTTCAAAGTGTTCACATTGGTGAAGCTTTTGGTTCTCAGTTTTGTCATCATCTCTGGCTTCATTAAGGGGGACCTGCACAACTGGAATCTCACAGAAGAGGACTACGTACAGGCTGGACTCAATGGCACCTCTCGCTTGGGCCCTCTGGGCTCTGGAGGATTCATGCCTTTTGGCTTCCAGGGGCTTCTCCGAGGATCAGCTTCTTGTTTCTATACATTTATAGGTTTCAGCGTTATTGTTACCAGAGTCAAAGAATCGCACAATCCCCAGCGTTCCATCCCCATGGCCATTGTGGTTTCACTGCTCATCTGCTTTTTGGTGTATTTCGGTGTCTCTGCGGCACTTACACTCATGGTGCCTTACTACCAGCTTCGACCTGGGAGCACCTTGCCTGAGATATTTCTCCATATTGGCTGGGTCCCTGCCTACTATGTTGTAGTTATTGTAAtgttttgtaatgtttttgtctaCACCTACAGGAGCTTTACATTCCCCATACGTTTGGTGATATATATGATGGCACAGGATCGTCTCCTGTTCCCTGTCCTTAAGGGGATCCATGGTAGGTCATATGTCTATATCGTGTCCACTGTGATCTTTGGCATTATTGCAGCAATCACGGTATTCTTCTTTGGACTCACTGATCTTCTGGACCTGAGGTCAATTGGGACCCTGATATCTTATTCCCTGGTAGCTTTTTGTGTTCTCATAGTCAGATATCAGCCTAAGAGtaggaaggagggaaatgaagAAGCACTGCAGGAGAATGGGGGAAATGAAGCACAGGTGCAGGAGGAGAACGGACCTGCAGCAGAGAAGCTGACTCTACAGGGACTATTTTTTccaggcagccccacccccactccactctCTGGCTGGGTTGTCTATGTTTGCTCCTCACTGCTTGCTCTGCTGCTGACTCTCCTCTGCCTGGTGCTGGCCCACTGGCCAGGTCTGCTTTCTGGAGACTCAGGTCCTATCACAGTGGTCATGCTGCTCCTGGCGCTCATCACTGGGATCACTGTGGTCATCTGGAGACAGCCACAGAGctccactccccttccctttaaggtccctgctctgcctctcctcccactcctgagCATCTTTGTGAATGTTTACCTTATGATGCAGATGACAGCTGGACCCTGGCTGAGA TTTGGTGTCTGGATGCTGATTGGTTTTGCTATCTACTTTGGCTATGGGATCCAGCAAATCCTGGTCACTTAA